In Amia ocellicauda isolate fAmiCal2 chromosome 5, fAmiCal2.hap1, whole genome shotgun sequence, a genomic segment contains:
- the faap100 gene encoding Fanconi anemia core complex-associated protein 100 isoform X2 → MAGERCSVDYLATFQCPSRLAQVVCRGTDVILCNGGERVFLYSSQEQKLQAVFVFGGRVKQLAKSLDGQSVYALCENDGIYCISLQQHRRKLPSSPCEGDTLVQLEVSPDSCALRDPAVCSFSVLEEVLVAVAWGGHMWKISFYKLPESPMTSCRKLEELQVPILSTGCPSIGAEDRGKDKDVPPSLCCIYPSGASPKPSEGDGLYSLEPILFGLLFGVDAALLSSPVILCGLPDGRLCCLPVRLPGKPGDGVEERRVKMLFHLGQPVAFIGASLAREKEKGPCCLIAVGSSGKVLLVKAEGGVDGRVAEFKERCLSGPVQSACLSSSHLYYSTGSDLLALLLGSPAPEAADLTQRPSSEQALQPPALQPPISLNVCGLLALTKPTETPTGAVQLLAFSLRGRLLRVTLPKRPGSGHGVKLSAAQVGQKMKDLLAGIGNVSDRVSTLKRRVQEKNDALRSLNQVFNICCLLIPNQKQGEDGAPRCKCPISCRIAARWSRLLQQDSLLLSCFLENSSDYVLEHGWTLCIQVFPPPYPLTPKGEGSFRTYSFPFDKLLPGQNLEVTLPLATDSELSLPVSVCCSLTYTLPSILRQEGDGRSLSTSTPLCQLLKDGGCISLTVDTFIVDWLDCLWINGSAAEGGSSRSKSGSPADPVQTLLSSSRNVPGQTWDHTPLRTAARLASDRGPYLASLRVSSELLKTALKISTPGPPLSIATLCWLVSSNLGGELARQDCPLLSAVCPGGATLRLLAKEVSVTDFCADGPITTVEIQIESSSLAELCGLHHAVLRRVQAML, encoded by the exons ATGGCAGGCGAGAGGTGTTCCGTGGATTACCTGGCCACGTTTCAGTGCCCGTCACGCCTAGCCCAGGTGGTCTGCCGAGGGACTGACGTCATTCTGTGTAACGGGGGTGAACGTGTGTTCCTCTACAGCAGCCAAGAGCAGAAACTGCAG gctgtttttgtttttggtggcCGTGTTAAACAGCTGGCGAAGAGTCTGGATGGGCAAAGTGTCTACgctctgtgtgaaaatgatgGGATTTACTGCATTTCCCTGCAGCAGCACAGGAG GAAGCTCCCATCCTCACCCTGTGAAGGAGACACCCTGGTTCAGCTGGAGGTGTCCCCTGATTCCTGTGCACTCAGAGACCCAGCTGTCTGCTCCTTCTCTGTACTGGAGGAGGTATTGGTGGCAGTGGCATGGGGTGGCCATATGTGGAAAATCAGTTTTTATAAGCTCCCTGAGAGTCCCATGACTTCCTGTAGAAAGCTAGAAGAGCTGCAGGTCCCCATTCTTTCTACAGGTTGCCCCAGCATTGGAGCTGAGGACAGGGGTAAGGATAAGGACGTGCCTCCGTCTCTGTGCTGTATATACCCCAGTGGAGCCAGTCCAAAGCCCTCAGAGGGTGACGGTCTCTACTCCCTGGAGCCCATTCTTTTTGGGTTGCTCTTTGGCGTGGACGCAGCCCTGCTCTCCTCCCCCGTCATCTTGTGCGGCCTGCCCGACGGGCGGCTGTGCTGCCTGCCTGTGCGACTTCCAGGGAAGCCAGGGGACGGGGTTGAAGAGCGCAGAGTGAAGATGCTCTTCCACCTGGGCCAGCCAGTGGCCTTCATCGGAGCCTCACTGGCcagggagaaagagaaagggCCCTGCTGCCTGATAGCGGTGGGGAGTAGTGGGAAGGTGTTGCTGGTCAAAGCTGAGGGGGGGGTGGATGGCCGAGTTGCTGAGTTCAAGGAGCGCTGCCTCTCTGGCCCTGTACAGAGTGCATGTCTCAGCAGCAGCCACCTCTATTACAGTACTGGTTCTGATCTACTGGCTCTGCTGCTCGGCTCCCCCGCTCCTGAGGCTGCGGACTTGACCCAGAGGCCAAGCTCAGAGCAGGCTCTGCAGCCCCCAGCCCTGCAGCCCCCCATCAGCCTGAATGTCTGCGGCCTCCTTGCTTTGACCAAACCCACAGAGACGCCTACAG GGGCTGTTCAGCTGCTTGCTTTTTCTCTCAGAGGGAGGCTGCTGAGGGTAACTCTGCCCAAGAGGCCAGGTAGTGGTCATGGGGTCAAGCTGTCCGCAGCACAGGTTGGCCAGAAAATGAAGGACCTTCTTGCTGGCATTGGAAATGTCTCGGATAG AGTTTCCACTTTGAAAAGGCGCGTTCAGGAAAAGAATGACGCCCTGAGGAGCCTTAACCAGGTTTTCAACATCTGCTGCTTGCTGATACCAAATCAAAAGCAGGGAGAGGATGGAGCTCCCCGTTGCAAGTGCCCAATCAGCTGCCGCATTGCTGCCAGGTGGAGCCGCTTACTGCAGCAGGACTCTCTGCTTCTGAGCTGCTTTCTAGAAAACTCCAGTGACTATGTTCTAGAACATGGCTGGACACTTTGTATACAAGTGTTCCCCCCGCCTTACCCTTTGACCCCTAAGGGTGAAGGTTCATTCAGAACTTATTCCTTTCCCTTTGATAAACTGTTGCCGGGTCAAAATCTGGAAGTGACCCTACCGCTGGCTACGGACAGTGAGTTATCATTGCCTGTGTCCGTCTGCTGCTCCCTGACTTACACTTTGCCAAGCATCCTGAGACAGGAGGGAGATGGGCGGTCTCTGAGCACCAGCACACCCCTCTGCCAGCTGTTGAAAGATGGCGGCTGCATTAGCCTGACTGTGGACACCTTCATAGTGGACTGGTTGGACTGTCTGTGGATCAATGGTTCTGCAGCTGAAGGGGGGAGCTCGAGGTCCAAGTCTGGCTCCCCTGCAGACCCAGTCCAGACCCTCCTGAGCTCTTCCAGAAATGTCCCTGGACAGACCTGGGACCATACTCCTTTGAGAACAGCAGCACGTCTCGCTTCAGACAGGGGACCTTATCTCGCGTCCCTCAGAGTGTCTTCAGAGCTGCTGAAAACTGCACTGAAAATCTCCACCCCAG GCCCCCCGTTGTCGATTGCCACTCTGTGCTGGCTGGTGTCCAGCAACCTTGGAGGGGAGTTGGCTCGTCAGGACTGCCCCCTGCTGTCTGCGGTCTGTCCCGGAGGGGCCACACTGAGACTGCTGGCCAAAGAG GTGAGCGTGACTGATTTTTGTGCCGATGGACCAATCACCACTGTGGAGATCCAGATCGAGAGCTCTTCGTTGGCTGAACTGTGTGGGCTTCATCATGCGGTGTTGCGCCGTGTCCAG GCGATGTTGTGA
- the fscn2b gene encoding fascin-2b: MPTNGIHKALKLQFGLINYENRYLTAEAFGFKVNASAPSMKKKQIWTLEQDENDSSVVYLRSHLGRYLAADKDGKVSCGEETPETDCRFLIAAQSDGRWALQSEAHARYFGGTEDRISCFAQAISEPELWAIHLALHPQANLLSVSRKRYAHLSTQEDEISADSNIPWGVDSLLTLIYLDGKYCLKTCDSRFLNNDGKLVKEPSRSTGYTLEFKSGKLAFKDCEGKYLTPMGPTGTLRSGRSSKPGKDELFDLEESHPQVVFHAVNGRFVSIRQGVSISANQDDNTDLETFQMEIDKETKKCMFRTNGGTYWTLVSHGGIQSTATEVAANTMFDIEWLGRRVALRASNGKYVCTKKNGQLAAVSDSVGEDEQFLLKLINRPILILRGENGFVCYHKNSNTLDANRSIYDIFTLLFNDGAYNIKGSGGKYWYISSSGLVCSDGDMPEDFFFEFLEHGRVGIKGKNGKYLRGDQGGTLKADADSVDSSSLWEY; this comes from the exons ATGCCAACGAATGGGATTCACAAAGCCCTGAAACTCCAGTTTGGGCTGATCAACTACGAGAATCGATACCTGACAGCCGAAGCCTTCGGCTTCAAGGTGAATGCCTCGGCACCCAGCATGAAGAAAAAGCAGATCTGGACACTGGAGCAGGATGAGAATGACAGCTCCGTGGTCTATCTGCGCAGCCACCTGGGGCGCTACTTGGCCGCCGACAAAGATGGGAAGGTCAGCTGTGGGGAAGAGACACCCGAGACCGACTGCCGCTTTCTCATCGCGGCCCAGTCCGATGGGCGCTGGGCCCTGCAGTCAGAGGCCCATGCCCGCTACTTTGGGGGCACCGAGGACCGTATCTCCTGCTTCGCTCAGGCCATCAGCGAACCCGAGCTGTGGGCCATTCATCTGGCCCTCCACCCCCAGGCCAACCTGCTGAGCGTCAGCCGAAAACGCTATGCTCACCTCTCCACGCAGGAGGACGAGATCTCAGCCGACAGCAACATCCCCTGGGGCGTGGACTCCCTGCTCACCCTCATCTACCTGGACGGCAAGTACTGCCTAAAGACCTGTGACAGCCGCTTCTTGAACAACGATGGCAAGCTGGTGAAGGAGCCCAGTCGTAGCACCGGCTACACCCTGGAGTTCAAGTCCGGTAAGCTGGCCTTCAAGGACTGCGAAGGCAAGTACCTGACGCCCATGGGTCCTACCGGCACCCTAAGGTCTGGACGCAGCTCCAAGCCTGGCAAAGACGAGCTCTTCGACTTGGAGGAGAGTCACCCTCAGGTGGTCTTCCATGCCGTCAATGGCAGATTCGTCTCCATCAGGCAAG GGGTGAGCATCTCAGCCAATCAGGATGACAATACCGATCTGGAAACTTTCCAGATGGAGATTGACAAGGAGACTAAGAAGTGCATGTTCAGGACCAACGGGGGTACCTACTGGACACTCGTCTCTCACGGGGGCATCCAGTCCACGGCTACTGAAGT AGCGGCCAACACCATGTTCGACATTGAGTGGCTTGGGCGCAGGGTGGCCCTCAGGGCGAGCAATGGCAAGTACGTTTGcaccaagaagaatgggcagcTGGCTGCCGTCAGTGACTCCGTGG gtgaggATGAGCAGTTTCTACTGAAGCTCATTAATCGGCCCATCCTGATCCTGCGTGGGGAGAATGGTTTTGTGTGCTACCACAAGAACTCCAACACCTTGGATGCCAATCGCTCCATCTACGACATTTTCACACTCCTCTTCAACGATGGTGCCTACAACATCAAAG GTTCAGGGGGGAAGTACTGGTACATTTCCAGCAGTGGCCTGGTGTGTTCGGATGGGGACATGCCCGAGGATTTCTTCTTCGAGTTCCTGGAGCACGGGCGTGTAGGCATTAAGGGCAAGAATGGAAAGTATCTGCGAGGAGACCAAGGAGGCACGTTGAAGGCTGACGCCGACTCTGTGGACAGCTCCTCTCTGTGGGAGTACTGA
- the faap100 gene encoding Fanconi anemia core complex-associated protein 100 isoform X1 has translation MAGERCSVDYLATFQCPSRLAQVVCRGTDVILCNGGERVFLYSSQEQKLQAVFVFGGRVKQLAKSLDGQSVYALCENDGIYCISLQQHRRKLPSSPCEGDTLVQLEVSPDSCALRDPAVCSFSVLEEVLVAVAWGGHMWKISFYKLPESPMTSCRKLEELQVPILSTGCPSIGAEDRGKDKDVPPSLCCIYPSGASPKPSEGDGLYSLEPILFGLLFGVDAALLSSPVILCGLPDGRLCCLPVRLPGKPGDGVEERRVKMLFHLGQPVAFIGASLAREKEKGPCCLIAVGSSGKVLLVKAEGGVDGRVAEFKERCLSGPVQSACLSSSHLYYSTGSDLLALLLGSPAPEAADLTQRPSSEQALQPPALQPPISLNVCGLLALTKPTETPTGAVQLLAFSLRGRLLRVTLPKRPGSGHGVKLSAAQVGQKMKDLLAGIGNVSDRVSTLKRRVQEKNDALRSLNQVFNICCLLIPNQKQGEDGAPRCKCPISCRIAARWSRLLQQDSLLLSCFLENSSDYVLEHGWTLCIQVFPPPYPLTPKGEGSFRTYSFPFDKLLPGQNLEVTLPLATDSELSLPVSVCCSLTYTLPSILRQEGDGRSLSTSTPLCQLLKDGGCISLTVDTFIVDWLDCLWINGSAAEGGSSRSKSGSPADPVQTLLSSSRNVPGQTWDHTPLRTAARLASDRGPYLASLRVSSELLKTALKISTPGPPLSIATLCWLVSSNLGGELARQDCPLLSAVCPGGATLRLLAKEVSVTDFCADGPITTVEIQIESSSLAELCGLHHAVLRRVQTLLKEGVPDAGAVPRLQRQRLGWLLQHAEALSEAVQEARGHNALGLGMSSGTMERLLSAYQQLRNCPLLIL, from the exons ATGGCAGGCGAGAGGTGTTCCGTGGATTACCTGGCCACGTTTCAGTGCCCGTCACGCCTAGCCCAGGTGGTCTGCCGAGGGACTGACGTCATTCTGTGTAACGGGGGTGAACGTGTGTTCCTCTACAGCAGCCAAGAGCAGAAACTGCAG gctgtttttgtttttggtggcCGTGTTAAACAGCTGGCGAAGAGTCTGGATGGGCAAAGTGTCTACgctctgtgtgaaaatgatgGGATTTACTGCATTTCCCTGCAGCAGCACAGGAG GAAGCTCCCATCCTCACCCTGTGAAGGAGACACCCTGGTTCAGCTGGAGGTGTCCCCTGATTCCTGTGCACTCAGAGACCCAGCTGTCTGCTCCTTCTCTGTACTGGAGGAGGTATTGGTGGCAGTGGCATGGGGTGGCCATATGTGGAAAATCAGTTTTTATAAGCTCCCTGAGAGTCCCATGACTTCCTGTAGAAAGCTAGAAGAGCTGCAGGTCCCCATTCTTTCTACAGGTTGCCCCAGCATTGGAGCTGAGGACAGGGGTAAGGATAAGGACGTGCCTCCGTCTCTGTGCTGTATATACCCCAGTGGAGCCAGTCCAAAGCCCTCAGAGGGTGACGGTCTCTACTCCCTGGAGCCCATTCTTTTTGGGTTGCTCTTTGGCGTGGACGCAGCCCTGCTCTCCTCCCCCGTCATCTTGTGCGGCCTGCCCGACGGGCGGCTGTGCTGCCTGCCTGTGCGACTTCCAGGGAAGCCAGGGGACGGGGTTGAAGAGCGCAGAGTGAAGATGCTCTTCCACCTGGGCCAGCCAGTGGCCTTCATCGGAGCCTCACTGGCcagggagaaagagaaagggCCCTGCTGCCTGATAGCGGTGGGGAGTAGTGGGAAGGTGTTGCTGGTCAAAGCTGAGGGGGGGGTGGATGGCCGAGTTGCTGAGTTCAAGGAGCGCTGCCTCTCTGGCCCTGTACAGAGTGCATGTCTCAGCAGCAGCCACCTCTATTACAGTACTGGTTCTGATCTACTGGCTCTGCTGCTCGGCTCCCCCGCTCCTGAGGCTGCGGACTTGACCCAGAGGCCAAGCTCAGAGCAGGCTCTGCAGCCCCCAGCCCTGCAGCCCCCCATCAGCCTGAATGTCTGCGGCCTCCTTGCTTTGACCAAACCCACAGAGACGCCTACAG GGGCTGTTCAGCTGCTTGCTTTTTCTCTCAGAGGGAGGCTGCTGAGGGTAACTCTGCCCAAGAGGCCAGGTAGTGGTCATGGGGTCAAGCTGTCCGCAGCACAGGTTGGCCAGAAAATGAAGGACCTTCTTGCTGGCATTGGAAATGTCTCGGATAG AGTTTCCACTTTGAAAAGGCGCGTTCAGGAAAAGAATGACGCCCTGAGGAGCCTTAACCAGGTTTTCAACATCTGCTGCTTGCTGATACCAAATCAAAAGCAGGGAGAGGATGGAGCTCCCCGTTGCAAGTGCCCAATCAGCTGCCGCATTGCTGCCAGGTGGAGCCGCTTACTGCAGCAGGACTCTCTGCTTCTGAGCTGCTTTCTAGAAAACTCCAGTGACTATGTTCTAGAACATGGCTGGACACTTTGTATACAAGTGTTCCCCCCGCCTTACCCTTTGACCCCTAAGGGTGAAGGTTCATTCAGAACTTATTCCTTTCCCTTTGATAAACTGTTGCCGGGTCAAAATCTGGAAGTGACCCTACCGCTGGCTACGGACAGTGAGTTATCATTGCCTGTGTCCGTCTGCTGCTCCCTGACTTACACTTTGCCAAGCATCCTGAGACAGGAGGGAGATGGGCGGTCTCTGAGCACCAGCACACCCCTCTGCCAGCTGTTGAAAGATGGCGGCTGCATTAGCCTGACTGTGGACACCTTCATAGTGGACTGGTTGGACTGTCTGTGGATCAATGGTTCTGCAGCTGAAGGGGGGAGCTCGAGGTCCAAGTCTGGCTCCCCTGCAGACCCAGTCCAGACCCTCCTGAGCTCTTCCAGAAATGTCCCTGGACAGACCTGGGACCATACTCCTTTGAGAACAGCAGCACGTCTCGCTTCAGACAGGGGACCTTATCTCGCGTCCCTCAGAGTGTCTTCAGAGCTGCTGAAAACTGCACTGAAAATCTCCACCCCAG GCCCCCCGTTGTCGATTGCCACTCTGTGCTGGCTGGTGTCCAGCAACCTTGGAGGGGAGTTGGCTCGTCAGGACTGCCCCCTGCTGTCTGCGGTCTGTCCCGGAGGGGCCACACTGAGACTGCTGGCCAAAGAG GTGAGCGTGACTGATTTTTGTGCCGATGGACCAATCACCACTGTGGAGATCCAGATCGAGAGCTCTTCGTTGGCTGAACTGTGTGGGCTTCATCATGCGGTGTTGCGCCGTGTCCAG ACCCTGTTGAAGGAGGGGGTCCCGGATGCTGGCGCTGTGCCACGGTTACAAAGACAGCGCCTGGGGTGGCTCTTGCAGCATgctgag GCTCTGTCTGAGGCAGTTCAGGAGGCTCGCGGACACAATGCCCTGGGTTTGGGGATGTCGAGTGGGACAATGGAGAGATTGCTCTCCGCCTACCAGCAGCTGAGGAACTGCCCCCTACTGATCCTCTGA